One Lentibacillus cibarius DNA window includes the following coding sequences:
- the sigH gene encoding RNA polymerase sporulation sigma factor SigH — protein sequence MEILEDDEIIRLIHRGNSQALDFLIHKYINFVRAKARTYFIIGADKEDIVQEGMIGLYKAIRDFDGDKLSSFKAFAELCVTRQIITAIKTATRQKHTPLNSYVSLDKPIYDEESDRTLLDVIGGNEAIDPQELLVNREDFFDMEGKLSELLSALEKEVLHLYLDGCTYQEISIKLKRHVKSIDNALQRIKRKLEQLLESNGTGSH from the coding sequence CTGGAAATACTTGAAGATGATGAAATAATTCGTTTGATACACCGTGGGAACAGCCAGGCACTGGATTTTCTTATACATAAATACATTAATTTTGTTCGGGCAAAAGCACGCACTTATTTTATCATCGGTGCAGACAAAGAAGATATCGTTCAAGAAGGCATGATTGGTCTCTATAAGGCCATTCGTGACTTTGATGGGGACAAGCTATCCTCTTTTAAGGCATTTGCCGAACTGTGTGTCACCCGTCAAATCATTACCGCAATCAAAACAGCCACAAGACAAAAGCACACCCCGCTTAACTCATATGTATCGCTTGATAAGCCAATCTATGACGAGGAATCAGATCGGACCTTGCTTGATGTCATCGGAGGAAATGAAGCTATCGATCCACAGGAATTACTAGTGAACAGGGAAGATTTTTTCGATATGGAAGGAAAGCTGTCTGAATTGCTGAGTGCGTTGGAGAAAGAGGTGCTGCACTTGTATTTGGATGGTTGCACTTATCAGGAAATTTCAATTAAGCTAAAACGGCATGTGAAGTCGATTGATAATGCGTTGCAGCGGATCAAAAGGAAACTGGAACAGCTACTGGAGTCAAATGGGACTGGCAGCCATTAA
- the cysE gene encoding serine O-acetyltransferase, with protein MGLFKRIKEDMDVVFEQDPAARSYTEVVLTYSGLHAIWAHRLAHFFFKRRLFFIARAISQISRFFTGIEIHPGANIGRKFFIDHGMGVVIGETCEIGNNVTLFQGVTLGGTGKEKGKRHPTIKDNAMVATGAKVLGNITIGNSSKVGAGSVVLKDVPDHSTVVGVPGRVVVQNGEKVKKNLDHHKLPDPVADRCEQLQKEIDTLREEIAKLKEVKQYDDNYL; from the coding sequence ATGGGGTTGTTTAAGCGGATCAAAGAGGATATGGATGTTGTGTTTGAACAGGATCCAGCCGCGCGCTCATATACGGAAGTGGTGTTGACATATTCGGGTCTACACGCCATCTGGGCACATCGCCTGGCTCATTTCTTTTTTAAACGCCGTTTGTTTTTCATTGCCCGGGCCATATCGCAAATTAGTCGCTTTTTTACCGGTATTGAAATTCATCCCGGTGCCAATATTGGCCGAAAATTTTTTATTGACCATGGAATGGGTGTTGTCATCGGTGAAACATGTGAAATTGGGAATAATGTTACCCTTTTTCAAGGGGTAACGCTCGGAGGCACAGGTAAAGAAAAGGGGAAACGGCATCCTACCATTAAGGATAACGCCATGGTTGCAACTGGTGCCAAAGTGCTCGGCAACATAACTATTGGCAACAGTTCTAAGGTGGGAGCTGGATCGGTCGTGCTGAAGGATGTTCCTGATCATTCCACTGTTGTCGGTGTACCGGGCCGGGTTGTTGTACAAAATGGGGAAAAAGTGAAGAAAAACCTTGATCATCATAAACTGCCGGACCCGGTAGCAGACCGCTGTGAACAACTGCAGAAAGAAATTGATACATTGCGTGAAGAAATAGCAAAGCTAAAGGAAGTGAAACAGTATGACGATAACTATTTATAA
- the rpmG gene encoding 50S ribosomal protein L33, with product MKRKVALACAICSNRNYTTSKNASISKRLEMQKYCKTCDKHTLHRETK from the coding sequence ATGAAACGAAAAGTGGCATTGGCATGTGCCATTTGTTCAAATAGAAATTATACAACAAGCAAGAATGCATCAATCAGTAAACGCCTGGAAATGCAGAAATACTGCAAAACATGCGACAAACATACGCTGCACCGTGAAACAAAATAA
- the gltX gene encoding glutamate--tRNA ligase, giving the protein MTNQVRVRYAPSPTGNLHIGNARTALFNYLYARHFDGEFIIRIEDTDAKRNVAGGEESQMKYLQWLGIDWDEGADVGGDYGPYRQMERLDIYQKYVDELLEKGLAYKCYMTEEELEKEREEQRAKGQVPKYSGAHRNLTQEQIERFESEGRKPSIRMRVPANQTYTFRDIVRGNITFESSDFGDWVIVKKNGAPTYNFAVAIDDHLMAITDVLRGEEHISNTPKQMMVYEAFGWQPPRFGHMTLILNEERKKLSKRDEHIMQFIEQYHNSGYLPEALFNFITLLGWSPVGEEEIFSKEKLIEIFDPDRLSTSAAIFDRHKLKWMNNEYIKLADLDRVIGLAMPHLIEAGKLPEDMDSPTREWAEKVIALYQEQLHYGAEIVELTELFFRETINYDETAMDVLKQEQVPEVLQVFTDKLIHLDEFEKDAIKQQIKATQKETGHRGKKLFMPIRVATTGQAHGPELPLAIELLGKDTVLKRLDHLLKQLGA; this is encoded by the coding sequence ATGACAAATCAGGTTCGTGTACGCTATGCACCAAGTCCGACGGGTAATCTACACATTGGTAACGCTCGTACGGCATTGTTTAATTATTTATATGCCAGACATTTTGATGGGGAATTTATTATTCGAATTGAAGATACGGATGCTAAACGAAATGTTGCTGGCGGTGAAGAAAGCCAAATGAAATATTTGCAATGGCTTGGCATCGACTGGGATGAAGGCGCGGATGTCGGCGGTGATTATGGTCCATACCGCCAAATGGAGCGGCTGGACATTTATCAGAAATATGTCGATGAATTGCTGGAAAAAGGTTTAGCTTATAAATGCTACATGACCGAAGAGGAATTAGAGAAAGAACGGGAAGAACAGCGCGCGAAAGGACAAGTCCCGAAATATTCCGGTGCCCATCGCAATCTGACGCAAGAGCAGATAGAACGGTTTGAAAGTGAAGGACGTAAGCCAAGTATTCGCATGCGTGTCCCGGCTAACCAAACGTATACGTTTCGTGACATTGTCCGGGGCAATATCACGTTTGAATCGAGTGACTTTGGTGATTGGGTTATTGTGAAGAAAAATGGTGCACCAACCTATAACTTTGCTGTTGCTATTGATGATCACTTGATGGCGATTACGGATGTCCTGCGCGGTGAGGAGCACATTTCCAACACCCCGAAACAAATGATGGTCTATGAAGCGTTTGGCTGGCAACCGCCAAGATTTGGCCATATGACACTCATCTTGAATGAGGAACGTAAAAAACTAAGTAAGCGTGATGAACATATCATGCAGTTTATCGAGCAGTACCATAACTCGGGGTACCTGCCTGAAGCACTGTTTAACTTCATTACGCTACTTGGCTGGTCCCCGGTCGGTGAAGAAGAAATCTTTAGCAAAGAAAAATTGATTGAGATATTTGACCCTGACCGGTTGTCTACATCCGCGGCTATATTCGACCGCCATAAATTGAAATGGATGAATAACGAATATATAAAATTAGCTGACCTTGACAGGGTTATTGGTCTAGCCATGCCACATTTGATAGAAGCCGGTAAATTGCCGGAAGATATGGATTCACCAACAAGAGAGTGGGCGGAAAAGGTGATAGCCTTGTACCAGGAACAGCTGCATTATGGTGCTGAAATCGTCGAACTGACGGAACTGTTTTTCAGAGAAACGATTAACTATGATGAAACGGCCATGGATGTATTGAAACAGGAGCAGGTTCCGGAAGTGCTGCAAGTATTTACGGACAAGCTCATTCACTTGGATGAATTCGAAAAAGATGCAATCAAGCAGCAAATTAAAGCAACCCAAAAGGAAACCGGTCATCGTGGGAAAAAACTGTTTATGCCAATCCGGGTAGCAACTACTGGACAGGCGCACGGTCCTGAACTACCACTTGCCATCGAGCTATTAGGCAAAGATACCGTTCTGAAGCGTCTTGATCATTTGCTGAAGCAGCTTGGAGCTTAA
- a CDS encoding NYN domain-containing protein, whose product MNVLVVDGYNIIGSWGELKQLKLNDIGQARDRLIELLADYQAFTGMRVIVVFDAYYVKGIENRYKEYQVEVIYTKENETADECIERLVKDLKNVLNQVYVATSDFAEQRTIFGQGALRKSARELYIELNDIDKEITEKIEDSKNEGRPLKIPLKKDVLEKFEKWRRGNT is encoded by the coding sequence ATGAATGTGTTAGTTGTTGACGGCTACAATATCATAGGTTCCTGGGGAGAACTAAAACAGTTAAAGCTAAATGATATTGGACAAGCGCGTGACCGGCTAATTGAACTGTTGGCTGACTATCAAGCATTTACCGGCATGCGCGTCATTGTCGTTTTTGATGCCTATTATGTTAAAGGGATTGAGAATAGATATAAAGAATACCAGGTTGAAGTCATCTATACCAAGGAAAATGAGACCGCAGATGAGTGTATCGAGCGGTTAGTGAAAGACCTGAAGAACGTTTTGAATCAAGTTTATGTGGCAACATCCGATTTTGCAGAACAGCGTACCATTTTTGGGCAAGGTGCATTGCGTAAATCAGCACGGGAACTGTATATTGAATTGAATGACATTGACAAAGAAATAACTGAAAAAATAGAAGATAGTAAAAATGAAGGTCGACCGCTTAAAATTCCACTGAAAAAAGATGTTTTGGAGAAATTCGAAAAGTGGCGGCGCGGAAACACGTAG
- the rlmB gene encoding 23S rRNA (guanosine(2251)-2'-O)-methyltransferase RlmB → MNQEMIIGKNPVMEALKVGRPVNKILISDQLNKSLASKINHLAKEAGTIVQKAPRTKLDQLATGTHQGVVAYVASYAYASLEDLFTKATEKHEAPFFIILDQLEDPHNLGSILRTADAVGAHGVIIPKRRSVGLTQTVAKTAAGALEHVPVTRVVNIANTIEELKERQVWVVGTAADGTEDYRKLDGDLPIAIVVGNEGKGMSRLVKEKCDWTISLPMHGHVSSLNASVACSLLLYEVYRKRFPVGDD, encoded by the coding sequence ATGAATCAGGAAATGATTATTGGCAAAAATCCTGTTATGGAAGCGCTGAAGGTAGGAAGACCGGTCAACAAAATACTTATCTCGGATCAACTGAACAAATCGCTAGCTAGTAAAATTAACCATCTCGCCAAAGAGGCTGGAACCATTGTACAGAAAGCGCCCAGAACGAAGCTTGACCAGTTGGCTACCGGAACTCACCAAGGTGTTGTCGCTTATGTTGCCTCTTATGCCTATGCCTCACTGGAAGATTTGTTTACTAAGGCAACAGAAAAACATGAAGCACCGTTTTTTATTATTTTGGATCAGTTGGAAGACCCTCATAATCTTGGTTCAATCTTGCGTACGGCTGATGCTGTTGGTGCGCACGGGGTAATCATTCCTAAACGCCGCTCTGTTGGTCTTACCCAGACAGTTGCCAAAACGGCTGCCGGAGCATTGGAACATGTACCGGTCACACGCGTTGTGAATATCGCAAATACGATTGAAGAATTAAAAGAACGGCAGGTTTGGGTTGTTGGAACTGCAGCGGACGGCACGGAGGATTACCGGAAGCTTGATGGGGATCTGCCCATTGCTATTGTGGTAGGAAATGAAGGAAAAGGGATGAGCCGATTGGTGAAGGAAAAATGTGATTGGACCATCAGCCTTCCTATGCACGGACATGTTTCTTCGCTTAATGCTTCAGTTGCCTGTAGTTTGTTATTGTACGAGGTATACCGCAAAAGGTTCCCAGTTGGTGATGATTGA
- the cysS gene encoding cysteine--tRNA ligase, translating to MTITIYNTLTREKEVFKPIEENKVRMYVCGPTVYNYIHIGNARPAIVFDTVRRYFEYKGFQVDYVLNFTDVDDKIINAANELGEAVPDVANRFIEAYLNDVEALGVKQATWNPRVTETMDDIITFIQSLIDKGYAYEVDGDVYFKPRSFADYGKLSHQSIDELRSGARIQVGEKKEDPLDFALWKKAKDGEIAWDSPWGQGRPGWHIECSAMAKKYLGETIDIHAGGQDLTFPHHENEIAQSESMNEKSFANYWMHNGYINIDNEKMSKSLGNFVLTKDIIAQHDPQVIRFFMLSVHYRHPINFTEELLQGAKNSLDRVKNAYSNLEHRKQASMNADKMASDWMETIAGLKQQFEEAMDDDFNTANAVAVLFDMTKEANRYLEQEHTSVHVIEAFQENMEALLDVLGIQLEQEEELLDADIEALLEERREARKNRNFTRADEIRDNLREKNIILEDTPQGTRWKRADNES from the coding sequence ATGACGATAACTATTTATAATACGTTGACAAGGGAAAAGGAAGTATTCAAGCCAATTGAAGAAAACAAGGTGCGCATGTATGTTTGTGGTCCAACAGTCTATAACTATATTCATATTGGAAACGCACGACCTGCTATCGTCTTTGATACGGTCAGACGGTATTTTGAATACAAAGGCTTCCAAGTTGATTACGTTTTAAATTTCACCGATGTTGATGACAAAATTATTAACGCGGCTAATGAACTCGGTGAAGCGGTTCCTGACGTTGCTAACCGTTTCATTGAGGCCTATTTGAATGATGTCGAGGCGTTGGGTGTTAAACAGGCAACTTGGAATCCGCGCGTAACGGAGACAATGGATGATATTATCACGTTTATTCAAAGCTTAATAGATAAAGGGTATGCTTATGAAGTGGATGGTGATGTTTATTTTAAACCACGTTCGTTTGCCGACTACGGTAAGCTGTCTCATCAATCAATTGATGAATTGCGGTCCGGGGCACGCATTCAAGTGGGTGAGAAAAAAGAGGATCCGCTTGATTTTGCCTTGTGGAAAAAGGCGAAGGACGGAGAAATTGCGTGGGATTCTCCATGGGGACAGGGACGCCCTGGCTGGCATATTGAGTGCTCGGCTATGGCGAAGAAATACCTTGGGGAGACCATAGACATTCATGCCGGTGGCCAAGACCTTACTTTCCCGCACCATGAAAATGAAATTGCTCAGTCAGAGTCAATGAACGAAAAGAGTTTTGCCAATTACTGGATGCATAATGGGTATATAAATATTGACAATGAAAAAATGTCCAAATCACTTGGCAACTTTGTTTTAACGAAAGATATTATTGCACAGCACGACCCGCAAGTAATCCGGTTCTTTATGCTGAGTGTTCACTATCGTCACCCAATCAATTTCACCGAAGAGTTGCTGCAAGGGGCGAAGAACAGCCTGGACCGAGTTAAGAATGCATACAGCAATCTGGAGCACCGCAAGCAGGCCAGCATGAACGCCGATAAAATGGCCTCCGATTGGATGGAAACCATCGCTGGACTAAAACAACAGTTTGAAGAAGCAATGGACGATGATTTTAATACGGCAAATGCCGTCGCTGTGTTATTTGATATGACAAAAGAGGCTAATCGCTACCTTGAACAGGAGCATACCTCTGTTCACGTGATCGAAGCATTTCAAGAAAACATGGAAGCACTGCTTGACGTACTGGGTATTCAACTGGAACAGGAAGAAGAGCTGCTAGATGCAGATATTGAAGCACTGTTAGAGGAGCGGAGAGAAGCAAGGAAAAATCGTAACTTTACTCGGGCTGATGAAATACGTGACAATCTTAGAGAGAAAAATATCATTCTGGAAGACACACCACAGGGAACGAGATGGAAGCGGGCAGACAATGAATCTTGA
- a CDS encoding PIN/TRAM domain-containing protein, whose amino-acid sequence MLNKIVHLFFIISGGTIGFLYIPDIVNLLEFTDVSWAESRYLGMVLGAIILFGLSYFVTDYIVGFLRWIEEALIKIPVGDLLFGSLGLIGGLVIAYLANIPLTDIDIYLVSQVLPLFITILLGYFGFQVGFRRRDELMNLLNFNRKEREKKQPTEEVASERKQPKSKILDTSVIIDGRIADICQTNFLEGTIVIPQFVLGELQHIADSSDVLKRNRGRRGLDVLNRIQKELPVNVEIYEGDFDDIPEVDSKLIKLAKVMDGIVVTNDFNLNKVCDLQGVPVLNINDLANAVKPVVLPGEELNVQVIKDGKEHNQGVAYLDDGTMIVVEEGHDYIGKKVEVLITSVLQTSAGRMIFAKPKLLEKAQ is encoded by the coding sequence GTGCTAAATAAAATCGTTCATTTATTTTTTATTATTAGTGGAGGTACCATTGGATTTTTGTACATCCCGGATATTGTCAATTTGCTGGAATTTACTGATGTGAGCTGGGCAGAATCTCGTTATTTAGGCATGGTTTTAGGTGCAATTATATTATTCGGCCTTTCCTATTTTGTCACGGACTATATTGTTGGCTTTTTAAGATGGATTGAGGAAGCATTGATTAAGATTCCGGTCGGTGACTTGTTGTTTGGTAGTCTTGGGCTGATTGGCGGTTTAGTCATTGCTTATTTGGCTAATATTCCGTTGACGGATATTGACATTTATCTCGTATCACAGGTTTTGCCGCTCTTTATTACAATTTTACTAGGGTATTTTGGTTTTCAGGTTGGATTTAGAAGGCGTGATGAATTAATGAACCTGCTTAACTTCAACCGGAAAGAACGGGAAAAGAAGCAGCCTACAGAAGAAGTGGCTTCCGAGCGAAAACAGCCGAAATCCAAAATTCTTGATACAAGTGTTATTATTGACGGGCGTATTGCGGATATCTGCCAGACGAATTTTTTGGAAGGTACGATTGTTATTCCGCAATTTGTGCTTGGTGAATTGCAGCATATTGCGGATTCATCCGATGTGCTCAAACGAAATCGCGGGCGCCGGGGCCTTGATGTTCTGAACCGGATACAGAAAGAGTTGCCGGTTAACGTAGAAATCTATGAAGGTGATTTTGATGATATTCCAGAGGTTGACAGCAAACTGATCAAATTGGCTAAAGTAATGGACGGAATTGTTGTGACAAATGACTTTAATTTAAATAAAGTCTGTGATTTGCAAGGGGTACCAGTCTTAAATATTAATGACCTGGCAAATGCCGTCAAACCAGTTGTTTTACCGGGTGAGGAATTAAATGTACAAGTGATTAAGGATGGTAAGGAACACAATCAGGGTGTTGCGTATTTGGATGACGGTACAATGATTGTTGTAGAAGAAGGTCACGACTATATTGGAAAGAAAGTAGAAGTGCTAATTACAAGCGTTCTGCAGACATCTGCCGGTCGAATGATCTTTGCTAAACCGAAATTACTTGAAAAAGCACAATAA
- the radA gene encoding DNA repair protein RadA, giving the protein MAKRKTKYVCQDCGYESAKWMGKCPGCGSWNTLVEEWEASSVNTRHTMGGGAKPASKPESITSVETKKEPRITTSMREFNRVLGGGVVPGSLVLIGGDPGIGKSTLLLQVSSQLADKQLPVLYISGEESMRQTKLRADRLDVTSDLLYVLSETNLFDIVSQIEQIKPAFVVIDSIQTVYREEVTSAPGSVSQVRESTNELMKTAKSHGIPIFIVGHVTKEGAIAGPRMLEHMVDAVLYFEGERHHTYRILRSVKNRFGSTHEMGIFEMKEEGLREVMNPSEIFLEERPQGAAGSTVVASMEGTRPVLVEIQALISPTSFGNPRRMATGFDTNRVPLLMAVLEKRVGLLLQNQDAYIKVAGGVKLDEPAIDLAVAVSIASSFRNKPTRPEDIFIGEVGLTGEIRHVSRIEQRVQEAAKLGFERVFCPKKNLEGWTPPLSIKAIGVSTVKEALEEGLMD; this is encoded by the coding sequence TTGGCAAAACGTAAAACGAAATATGTATGTCAGGACTGCGGCTATGAATCTGCTAAATGGATGGGTAAGTGCCCCGGGTGCGGGAGCTGGAATACGCTAGTTGAGGAATGGGAAGCATCTTCTGTGAATACAAGACATACAATGGGTGGGGGCGCAAAGCCAGCTAGTAAGCCAGAGAGCATTACATCCGTTGAAACAAAAAAAGAACCGCGTATCACAACATCGATGCGTGAATTCAACCGGGTACTTGGCGGTGGAGTTGTGCCTGGATCATTGGTACTTATTGGTGGGGATCCCGGTATAGGCAAGTCAACATTATTGCTGCAAGTGTCATCCCAGCTCGCAGACAAGCAGTTACCCGTCCTTTATATTTCAGGCGAGGAATCTATGCGACAGACGAAACTACGTGCCGACCGTCTTGACGTCACATCCGATTTACTTTACGTATTATCCGAAACTAATTTATTTGATATTGTCAGTCAAATTGAACAAATCAAGCCCGCTTTTGTTGTGATTGATTCAATTCAAACAGTTTACCGAGAAGAAGTAACAAGTGCACCTGGCAGTGTTTCTCAGGTACGTGAAAGCACGAACGAATTAATGAAGACGGCTAAATCACACGGCATTCCTATTTTTATTGTCGGGCATGTCACGAAGGAAGGGGCAATCGCCGGACCACGGATGCTGGAGCATATGGTCGATGCAGTTCTTTATTTTGAAGGTGAACGGCATCACACCTATCGAATATTGCGCAGTGTTAAAAATCGCTTTGGAAGCACACATGAAATGGGTATTTTTGAGATGAAGGAAGAAGGCCTGCGAGAAGTTATGAATCCTTCTGAAATTTTCCTGGAAGAACGACCTCAAGGTGCGGCTGGTTCTACCGTCGTGGCGTCTATGGAAGGAACCAGACCTGTTCTTGTTGAGATCCAGGCCCTCATTTCTCCAACTAGTTTTGGTAATCCAAGACGGATGGCAACTGGGTTTGATACGAATCGTGTTCCACTTTTGATGGCGGTTTTGGAAAAGCGTGTCGGTCTTTTACTGCAAAATCAGGATGCATATATTAAGGTTGCCGGAGGTGTGAAACTTGATGAGCCCGCCATTGACCTTGCAGTGGCTGTCAGTATTGCATCCAGTTTCCGGAATAAGCCGACAAGGCCGGAAGATATTTTCATTGGAGAAGTTGGACTGACCGGTGAAATAAGGCATGTCTCTCGAATCGAGCAGCGCGTTCAGGAGGCGGCTAAACTTGGGTTTGAGCGTGTCTTCTGTCCTAAGAAAAACCTGGAAGGATGGACCCCTCCTTTATCTATTAAGGCAATTGGGGTAAGTACTGTCAAAGAGGCATTAGAAGAGGGTTTGATGGATTGA
- the clpC gene encoding ATP-dependent protease ATP-binding subunit ClpC, whose protein sequence is MMFGRFTERAQKVLALSQEEAVRLGHNNIGTEHILLGLVSEGNGIAAKALESLGLEVAKIQEEVEKLIGSGKQPMQTVHYTPRAKKVVELSQDEARKLGHSYVGTEHILLGLIREGEGVAARVLNNLGVSLNKARQQVLQLLGSNESQAGRQGRGAQSSNANTPTLDSLARDLTESAKEGNVDPVIGRSKEIERVIEVLSRRTKNNPVLIGEPGVGKTAVAEGLAQQIVQNEVPEILRDKRVMTLDMGTVVAGTKYRGEFEDRLKKVMEEIRQASNIILFIDELHTLIGAGGAEGAIDASNILKPALSRGELQCIGATTLDEYRKYIEKDAALERRFQPIQVDEPTLDETEQILQGLRDRYEAHHRVTITDEAIEAATSLSDRYITDRFLPDKAIDLIDEAGSKVRLRSYAIPPDLKELEQKLADVRKEKDSAVQSQEFEKAASLRDSEQRLREELDETKTQWKEKQGQESSEVLVEDIAKVVSTWTGVPVSRLTKDESERLLNLEKTLHDRVIGQEEAVDAVAKAIRRARAGLKDPKRPIGSFIFLGPTGVGKTELARALAESMFADEEAMIRIDMSEYMEKHATSRLVGSPPGYVGYDEGGQLTEKVRTKPYSVVLLDEVEKAHPEVFNILLQVLEDGRLTDAKGRVVDFRNTVLIMTSNVGANELKRNKYVGFTLDDEEQDYKNMKSKVTEELKKAFRPEFLNRIDETIVFHSLERKHMKYIVQLMVKQLQTRLQEQGIEFTLTDKAVEKIADEGFDPEYGARPLRRSIQKNIEDMLSEELLKETITKGEKVKIGLNNKGAFTILS, encoded by the coding sequence ATGATGTTTGGACGTTTTACAGAACGAGCGCAAAAGGTGCTGGCGCTTTCCCAAGAGGAAGCTGTACGCCTCGGACATAATAATATAGGAACCGAACATATCCTGCTCGGCCTTGTCAGTGAAGGTAACGGAATTGCAGCTAAAGCATTGGAATCGCTAGGCTTAGAGGTCGCCAAAATTCAGGAAGAGGTGGAAAAACTGATCGGTTCCGGGAAACAACCGATGCAGACGGTTCATTACACCCCAAGAGCTAAGAAAGTAGTCGAGTTGTCACAGGATGAAGCACGTAAACTGGGGCATTCCTATGTTGGTACCGAGCATATTTTGCTTGGTCTCATACGTGAAGGTGAAGGTGTTGCGGCACGTGTGCTGAATAATCTTGGTGTCAGCCTGAACAAGGCACGCCAACAAGTACTCCAACTGTTGGGAAGTAATGAATCGCAAGCTGGTCGTCAGGGTCGTGGCGCACAGTCATCAAATGCTAACACACCAACACTCGATTCACTGGCTCGTGATTTGACTGAAAGTGCGAAAGAAGGCAATGTTGACCCTGTTATCGGCCGTAGTAAGGAGATTGAGCGGGTGATAGAGGTTCTTAGTCGCCGCACAAAAAACAATCCGGTCTTAATTGGGGAGCCAGGAGTCGGTAAAACGGCCGTTGCGGAAGGTCTGGCACAACAAATCGTCCAAAATGAAGTACCAGAGATACTGCGGGACAAACGGGTGATGACCCTTGACATGGGTACTGTCGTAGCTGGGACGAAATACCGTGGTGAATTCGAGGACCGACTTAAGAAAGTAATGGAGGAGATACGCCAGGCATCCAATATCATATTATTCATTGACGAATTGCATACATTGATTGGAGCGGGCGGCGCAGAAGGTGCGATTGACGCTTCCAATATACTAAAGCCAGCTTTATCTCGTGGTGAACTACAATGCATTGGCGCTACCACGTTAGATGAATACCGTAAATATATCGAAAAGGATGCAGCACTCGAACGCAGGTTCCAGCCGATTCAAGTCGACGAGCCAACATTGGATGAAACGGAGCAGATTTTACAAGGGTTGCGCGACCGTTATGAAGCACACCACCGTGTAACAATCACTGATGAGGCGATTGAAGCGGCCACCTCATTGTCCGATCGTTATATTACAGACCGTTTTCTGCCTGACAAAGCCATTGACTTAATCGACGAGGCGGGATCTAAAGTTCGTTTGCGTTCCTATGCGATTCCCCCGGATTTAAAAGAGTTGGAGCAGAAGCTCGCGGACGTGCGAAAAGAAAAAGATTCTGCCGTACAGAGCCAAGAGTTTGAGAAAGCTGCTTCTTTGCGTGATTCAGAACAACGGCTTCGTGAAGAACTAGACGAAACAAAGACACAATGGAAAGAAAAGCAAGGACAGGAGTCGTCGGAAGTGCTAGTGGAAGACATAGCGAAAGTTGTTTCGACTTGGACGGGTGTGCCTGTTTCCCGGCTGACAAAGGATGAAAGTGAGCGCCTTCTGAATTTGGAAAAGACACTGCATGATCGGGTCATCGGCCAGGAAGAGGCTGTTGATGCTGTTGCTAAAGCTATCCGTAGGGCACGTGCCGGTTTGAAGGATCCAAAGCGCCCAATTGGCTCGTTCATTTTTCTTGGACCAACTGGTGTAGGGAAAACGGAACTAGCACGAGCACTTGCTGAGTCTATGTTTGCTGATGAGGAGGCCATGATTCGCATAGACATGTCCGAGTACATGGAAAAACATGCGACCAGCCGGCTTGTTGGATCACCTCCAGGATATGTCGGGTATGATGAAGGGGGCCAGCTGACGGAAAAAGTCCGTACGAAGCCGTATTCGGTCGTTTTACTAGACGAAGTGGAAAAGGCCCATCCGGAAGTATTCAACATTCTACTGCAAGTGCTGGAAGATGGAAGGCTGACAGATGCCAAAGGGCGTGTCGTTGATTTCCGCAATACTGTCCTAATCATGACATCTAACGTTGGTGCTAATGAACTGAAGCGAAACAAGTATGTTGGATTCACGCTTGATGATGAAGAGCAGGACTACAAAAATATGAAATCAAAAGTAACCGAAGAACTGAAAAAAGCATTCCGGCCAGAATTCTTGAACCGAATCGATGAGACGATTGTTTTCCATTCGCTAGAACGAAAGCATATGAAATATATTGTGCAGTTAATGGTCAAACAACTGCAAACCAGACTGCAAGAACAAGGTATTGAATTTACACTAACGGATAAGGCAGTTGAAAAGATTGCCGACGAAGGCTTCGATCCTGAATATGGTGCCCGGCCGTTACGCAGATCCATTCAGAAAAATATTGAAGATATGCTGTCGGAAGAATTGTTGAAGGAGACAATCACAAAAGGCGAAAAGGTAAAAATCGGCTTAAATAATAAGGGAGCATTTACTATTCTGTCGTAA